In the genome of Centropristis striata isolate RG_2023a ecotype Rhode Island chromosome 6, C.striata_1.0, whole genome shotgun sequence, the window tgtatttgtgtattaaGCACTTGTCATATATACAATAATCAGACACAAGTAGAAAAAGCTTTCTATTTATGAGTACATTGTTCTGGGGATTGAACATAATTGAAGGCAGGTAATACATTCATTAAaggacatttcatattttttaatttagtcaatCATTGTCTTAACATCTTTTTCGTAATGAATTACACTTTGAagcaaaaagtggaaataacatacTGATCAGAATCTGTTAAATCTACTATGTATAGACTTTACATCAGAagcaaatacacatttatttgtttaattgatgTTAAATGTTTCTGTAGATAATCAAATAGTTGTTCTACTCAGTGTGACTGACAGGAGAGATGATCAGAGGGGCAGAGTTTTCACCATCATTGTTAAAACAAGGACTGAAGTATGGGAAGAGTTTCTCAGTGAAGCAGCAGCCAGTAAAGGAATAGATAAGAGCTGCAGCATCAACGTCATAAAAGGAGACCAGACCCTCCTCATAATCCACAAACACCCCCACCTTCTGAGGAGGagacatcagagagagaaggaCTGGAGGTTCAGCACAAGCTTTGTACTCATTTTCCTCCGTCAAACATATCGTCCAGCAACCATCCTCAGGGCTCAGTGTGATGTCTCCCTTCCTGTTGATCGACTCTCTGGCTACTCCTAAATCCCACTCAGTCTTCCCTTTAACCTGAACCTCGTAGTAAAATCTTCCTGAAGAGAAACTCTGCTTTGCTAAGACACAACCACAACTATCAAATCTCTCTGGGTTGTCTGGGAGATCCTTCTCTACATCACTATCTTTAACTTGTTTTCCATCATCAGACAGGATGAGATCAGGATGTGCTGTATCAGGATCGAATGTCAGATCCACTGCAGACTGATGGGCCCTCTTCAGCTCAGACTCAAACAGCTTCTTCATCTGTTGACTGAGCGTCTCCTCCAGCTGACTCAGTGCTCTCCTCACAGTCCCGTCATATGAAGGTGGATGGACGCTGACTCCTGTCCAGTCTCTGGTGGGTGGAGCAGCGTTCAGGGAGGTGCAGctttggaggaggtggaggtggtcttCAGACTGTGAGAGCTGCTCCACCTCAGTGCTTCTCTTCTCCAGCTCAGAGATTTCCTGTTCCAGCTCTTTGATGAAGCCTTCAGCCTGTTCCTCTGTCTtcctctgcttctctttgaTGGTGTCCATGAGCTCGGCCTGGCTTCTCTCAACAGACTCCTTCAGAGCGGTGAAGACCTGAACACcatctgctgtctctctgtctgcatcttTCTCACTGAGCTCCACTGAGTGTTTGATCTCCTCGATCTTCAGTCGTctcttctggatcatctgctggATTTCAGCCTCTGTCTCCCCCAGCTCGGCCTTCTTTCCTTCATATTCTTCTTTCAGAGGAACAACTTTATGTGTCTGGTGGTCTAAAA includes:
- the LOC131973412 gene encoding E3 ubiquitin-protein ligase TRIM21-like codes for the protein MSAAASCQLTEDQFLCSICLDVFTDPVTIPCGHNFCKTCITEHWDKNVKCQCPNCKRDFSTRPELQVNTFISEMAAQFRQSAQQKASSSSSEQQVSEPGEVPCDVCTGTKLKALKSCLVCLVSYCETHLQPHLTVSVLKRHQLIDPVENLEGRMCPKHEKLLELFCKTDQTCVCMLCTVLDHQTHKVVPLKEEYEGKKAELGETEAEIQQMIQKRRLKIEEIKHSVELSEKDADRETADGVQVFTALKESVERSQAELMDTIKEKQRKTEEQAEGFIKELEQEISELEKRSTEVEQLSQSEDHLHLLQSCTSLNAAPPTRDWTGVSVHPPSYDGTVRRALSQLEETLSQQMKKLFESELKRAHQSAVDLTFDPDTAHPDLILSDDGKQVKDSDVEKDLPDNPERFDSCGCVLAKQSFSSGRFYYEVQVKGKTEWDLGVARESINRKGDITLSPEDGCWTICLTEENEYKACAEPPVLLSLMSPPQKVGVFVDYEEGLVSFYDVDAAALIYSFTGCCFTEKLFPYFSPCFNNDGENSAPLIISPVSHTE